The Longimicrobium sp. genomic interval TGCAGCACCGTCTTCCGGGTAGATCCGCGGAAGGTTCCCGACGGCGGGGTGCGGGTTCGCTGCTCCATCTGCCGCGGCGTCTTCCAGGTTTCCGCCACCGGTGCGGCCGCGGCTCCGCCGACGCCATCC includes:
- a CDS encoding zinc-ribbon domain-containing protein, with amino-acid sequence MNVTCTHCSTVFRVDPRKVPDGGVRVRCSICRGVFQVSATGAAAAPPTPS